In the Opitutia bacterium genome, one interval contains:
- a CDS encoding ABC-2 family transporter protein — MFSLAHYARIWLASARYAVVRTLMFRGDFFVWALVELFWMTVNVLMVSVIYEHTKTVAGWTKYEMMLLVGTSMLIQRFLMGFFWSSIFEMGRNIRTGNFDFFLAQPGNVMFTATTRKLDPDSLINSLVALSVVVYSARQLHLSPGLADIALYALLVFCGVVIHYCVLVLSISAAFWMTSAQGIEGSYFTLSEFSRLPRQAFVGLSKIAFVWLLPMVLVSNVPAHTLLHGVDWRLTLWVVALAAGWFAVTVYVFHRGLRRYSSASS, encoded by the coding sequence ATGTTCTCCCTCGCTCACTACGCCCGCATCTGGCTCGCCTCCGCCCGCTACGCGGTGGTGCGCACGCTGATGTTCCGGGGCGACTTCTTCGTCTGGGCGCTGGTCGAGCTGTTCTGGATGACGGTGAACGTGCTGATGGTTTCCGTCATCTACGAGCACACCAAGACCGTCGCCGGCTGGACGAAATACGAGATGATGCTCCTCGTCGGCACCTCGATGCTGATCCAGCGCTTCCTGATGGGATTTTTCTGGAGCAGCATCTTCGAGATGGGGCGCAACATCCGCACGGGCAATTTCGACTTCTTCCTCGCGCAGCCGGGCAACGTGATGTTCACGGCGACGACGCGGAAGCTCGATCCGGACAGCCTCATCAACTCGCTCGTGGCGCTCTCGGTCGTGGTTTACTCGGCGCGCCAGCTGCATCTCTCGCCCGGTCTGGCCGACATCGCGCTCTATGCGCTGCTCGTCTTCTGCGGCGTCGTGATCCACTACTGCGTGCTCGTGCTGAGCATTTCGGCGGCGTTCTGGATGACCAGCGCCCAAGGCATCGAGGGCAGCTACTTCACGCTGAGTGAATTCTCCCGCCTGCCGCGGCAGGCGTTCGTCGGGCTCTCGAAGATCGCGTTTGTCTGGCTGTTGCCGATGGTGCTCGTGAGCAACGTGCCCGCGCACACGTTGCTGCACGGCGTCGACTGGCGGCTGACGCTCTGGGTCGTCGCGCTGGCTGCGGGTTGGTTCGCGGTCACGGTCTACGTCTTCCATCGGGGGTTGCGGCGCTATTCGAGCGCGAGCTCGTGA
- a CDS encoding ParA family protein — MACTVFTIANQKGGVGKTTTAVNLAAALAAQKIHTLVVDLDPQANATSALGIEKQEGKSLYKPLHGEGSVFEMLTPTQWEHLALIPSEVDLAAIEIELAQQENYLLRLKSVLDPIRNSGGYRAIIIDCPPALGMLSMNSLAAADHLLIALQCEYMALEGLGQILKVVDRLKNAGVNPTLDVGGIVMTMFDSRINLAKQVVEEVRSHLPDKIFNTVIPRTVRLSEAPSFGKPIFAYDPHSPGAAAYTALAKEVVARFKLTEK; from the coding sequence ATGGCCTGCACGGTTTTCACTATCGCGAACCAGAAGGGCGGCGTCGGCAAGACCACGACGGCCGTCAACCTCGCCGCTGCCCTCGCGGCGCAGAAGATTCACACGCTCGTCGTGGACCTCGACCCGCAGGCCAACGCCACCAGCGCGCTCGGCATCGAGAAGCAGGAGGGCAAATCGCTCTACAAGCCGTTGCACGGCGAGGGCAGCGTTTTCGAGATGCTCACGCCTACCCAGTGGGAACACCTCGCGCTCATCCCGTCCGAGGTCGACCTTGCCGCCATCGAGATCGAGCTGGCGCAGCAGGAGAATTATCTGCTCCGCCTCAAGAGCGTGCTCGATCCGATCCGCAACTCCGGCGGCTACCGCGCCATCATCATCGATTGCCCGCCGGCGCTCGGCATGCTCTCGATGAATTCGCTCGCCGCGGCCGACCACCTGCTGATCGCCCTGCAGTGCGAATACATGGCCCTCGAAGGCCTCGGCCAGATTTTGAAGGTCGTCGACCGGCTGAAGAACGCCGGGGTGAACCCGACGCTCGATGTCGGCGGCATCGTGATGACGATGTTCGACAGCCGCATCAACCTGGCGAAGCAAGTCGTCGAGGAAGTGCGGTCGCATCTCCCGGATAAGATTTTCAACACGGTCATCCCGCGCACGGTGCGGCTCAGCGAGGCGCCGAGCTTCGGCAAGCCGATCTTCGCCTACGACCCGCACAGCCCCGGCGCCGCCGCCTACACCGCGCTGGCGAAGGAAGTCGTGGCGCGCTTCAAGCTGACGGAGAAGTGA
- the rnc gene encoding ribonuclease III yields the protein MPHTAQLAALQKRLGYAFRNPALLGEALRHASYLQDRPESGAHNQRLEFLGDSVLHFILTDALFRQFTEEREGVLSRRRAGLTKGEFLSQLARDLGVDAAVQLGQSEEDAGGRGRASILEDALEAIIGAIYLDSDFATVQGVVSKWYGSIPERLALTEGKENPKGQLQEMVQPEHGNGALRYEVVAATGPKHAREYEVSVSLNDKFLGSGKGSSKKTAEEEAARVALVALRNSGPAAAKS from the coding sequence ATGCCGCACACCGCCCAGCTCGCCGCGCTGCAAAAGCGCCTCGGTTACGCCTTCCGCAACCCCGCGTTGCTCGGCGAGGCGCTGCGGCACGCGTCATACCTGCAGGATCGTCCCGAGAGCGGCGCGCACAACCAACGACTCGAGTTCCTCGGCGATTCGGTGCTGCATTTCATCCTGACGGACGCGCTGTTTCGGCAATTCACCGAAGAGCGCGAGGGCGTGCTCAGCCGGCGGCGCGCTGGATTGACGAAGGGCGAGTTTCTCAGCCAGCTCGCGCGCGACCTCGGCGTCGATGCTGCCGTGCAACTCGGGCAGAGCGAGGAGGACGCCGGCGGCCGCGGACGCGCGTCGATCCTGGAGGATGCGCTGGAGGCGATCATCGGCGCCATCTACCTCGACAGCGATTTTGCCACCGTGCAGGGCGTCGTGTCGAAGTGGTATGGTTCGATTCCGGAGCGTCTCGCGCTGACCGAGGGAAAGGAAAATCCCAAGGGGCAGCTCCAGGAGATGGTGCAACCCGAGCACGGCAATGGCGCGTTGCGCTATGAAGTCGTGGCCGCCACCGGCCCGAAGCACGCGCGCGAATACGAAGTCAGTGTTTCCCTGAACGACAAATTCCTCGGCAGCGGCAAAGGTTCCTCGAAGAAAACCGCCGAGGAGGAAGCGGCACGCGTGGCCTTGGT
- a CDS encoding ABC-2 family transporter protein — MFGSLGKYFAAFTVGLQSNLIYRVNFAVRGFFSFFHLIVVFILWGAAYAGNPSIGGFSLAQTITYFVALIVVQFMIGAFNEDYQIAEEIRNGLINQFLLKPVNYFAYRFSIYLAARLVTGLLILLPLVVFYPLLRDHLTLPHQLWPYLYAIPALMMSALIQFGIAYCFGMLTFWFLEIQGFVILSMALESVLGGQIFPLDLLPKWLFGLSAGLPYFYQMYFPVALLTGRITDPVEAGHMLKIQLFWVVAILALGQLLWRRGLRLHTAVGG; from the coding sequence ATGTTCGGCTCCCTGGGCAAATACTTCGCCGCGTTCACCGTCGGGCTTCAAAGCAACCTGATCTACCGGGTGAACTTCGCCGTGCGCGGGTTCTTTTCGTTCTTCCACCTCATCGTCGTGTTCATCCTCTGGGGCGCGGCTTATGCGGGGAATCCCTCCATCGGCGGCTTCAGCCTTGCGCAGACGATCACCTACTTCGTCGCGTTGATCGTCGTGCAGTTCATGATCGGCGCATTCAACGAGGACTACCAGATCGCGGAGGAAATCCGCAACGGGCTCATCAACCAGTTCCTGCTGAAACCGGTCAACTACTTCGCCTATCGTTTCAGCATCTACCTCGCGGCGCGGCTCGTGACGGGACTGCTGATTCTCCTGCCGCTCGTGGTGTTCTACCCGCTGCTGCGCGACCACCTCACGCTGCCGCACCAGCTCTGGCCCTACCTCTACGCGATCCCGGCGCTCATGATGTCCGCGCTGATTCAGTTCGGCATCGCCTATTGCTTCGGGATGCTGACGTTCTGGTTCCTCGAGATCCAAGGCTTCGTGATCCTCTCGATGGCGCTGGAGTCGGTGCTCGGTGGACAAATTTTCCCGCTCGATCTGCTCCCGAAGTGGCTCTTCGGCCTCTCGGCGGGGTTGCCGTATTTCTATCAGATGTATTTTCCCGTCGCGCTCCTCACGGGGCGCATCACCGATCCGGTGGAGGCGGGGCACATGCTGAAAATTCAACTCTTCTGGGTCGTCGCGATTCTCGCGCTCGGGCAACTGCTGTGGCGCCGCGGCCTGCGCCTGCACACGGCCGTCGGCGGCTGA